In the genome of Methanoculleus sp. 7T, the window TGTTCAAAATGGGATCTCCCTCAATGCCACTGAAAATACGGCAATCAAAGAATGTACAGCCTCAGGAAACACATTCAACGGGATCTCTCTCCAGAAAGGAGACAACACAACAGTTCAAGACTGCATAGTATCGAGAAACAGCGGATATAATTTTGATGTGACTGAATCACCGGATACAACGATCGAGAACTGCACCATGACCTATAACAAGGAATATGGGTTGCGCATATCAGAATCAGACAGAACCTCGGTGCTGAACAGTATCATCTCGAATAATGGTGCATGTGGAGTAGTATTGAGATCATCATCTGATCTCGTGCTGGAGGGGAATTTCATCACAGATAACTCTCCACTGGAGAGAGATGGCATCAAGGGATCCGGTAGATTCGATAATCTCACTTTCCGTAATAACACTGTTTTCTTTGATATTTCACTTGGAACCGTCACAAACTCCACGATATCGGGGAACACTATCCGGGGGAACCAGGGAAATTATAGAGATTATGTAGGGATTGGAATGTCTGCCAGCGACAGTATGATCTGCGACAACACAATCAGCGCATATTTCTTTGGTTTAAGTCTGGGTCAATCGAACCGAAACACCATCGTCAACAACACATGTTTTGACTGCTGGGATGCTGCTCTTTACACCCAAAACTCAAACGAAAACCACATTTATCTCAATACCCTTACCAAGAGAAAAAAAGTCTGCTGGAGCAGTGAGGGGTCCTCGAATATAGCCAACACCCCCGAACCACGCGATTACTGGTACAACGGCATCCTCTACTACGGTTATCTGGGCAACTACTACTCAGACTACACCGGCGCCGATGCAGACGGCGACGGTATCGGCGACACTCCCTATGTGATCTCAGATACCGCAACCGATCATTATCCCCTGATGAAGCCGGCCGAGCGGTACGAGGTCCTTCCGCCGGTGCCGGAGGTACAGTGGGGACCGTACCTGACCGGGACGACGACGACCGGGACGACGGTCAACTGGAAGGCCGATATCCCGGCGGCCGGGATGGTGGAGTACGCCGCTGAAGAGTACTTCACTGAGCACGGGAAGTACGACCGCAATGTCTCCGCCGCCGGCGAGGAGGTGCTCAGGCATGTGAGTCTCACCGGCCTCGCACCCGATACGCGCTATCATTACCGCGTCCATGCAGGC includes:
- a CDS encoding NosD domain-containing protein, which gives rise to MSLNATENTAIKECTASGNTFNGISLQKGDNTTVQDCIVSRNSGYNFDVTESPDTTIENCTMTYNKEYGLRISESDRTSVLNSIISNNGACGVVLRSSSDLVLEGNFITDNSPLERDGIKGSGRFDNLTFRNNTVFFDISLGTVTNSTISGNTIRGNQGNYRDYVGIGMSASDSMICDNTISAYFFGLSLGQSNRNTIVNNTCFDCWDAALYTQNSNENHIYLNTLTKRKKVCWSSEGSSNIANTPEPRDYWYNGILYYGYLGNYYSDYTGADADGDGIGDTPYVISDTATDHYPLMKPAERYEVLPPVPEVQWGPYLTGTTTTGTTVNWKADIPAAGMVEYAAEEYFTEHGKYDRNVSAAGEEVLRHVSLTGLAPDTRYHYRVHAGRNVSADHTFRTFPETGPCTFIVYGDTQEQISDFTQLERHKLVADRIAEEEKDAAFVVHVGDTVGDPDNAEEWDRFFASGRELYANMTLYPTRGNHDYRDDGEGYMAAFGAPSWYSFDCGDVHVAMLDSNNDVGPRMDE